The following coding sequences lie in one Paracidovorax avenae genomic window:
- the glmM gene encoding phosphoglucosamine mutase, whose amino-acid sequence MVRKYFGTDGIRGTVGQAPITPDFVLRLAHAVGRVLRRTEERPTVLIGKDTRISGYMLESALESGFNSAGVDVVLLGPLPTPGVAYLTRAQRASLGVVISASHNAYPDNGIKFFSAQGTKLPDEWELAVEAALDEAPAWADSASLGKARRLEDAAGRYIEFCKSTFSQDLTLKGTKIVVDAAHGAAYHIAPKVFHELGAEVLAIGCSPDGLNINHQVGATHPDALVRAVRANRADYGVALDGDADRLQMVDAAGRLYNGDELLYLLAADRLSRGENVPGVVGTLMTNMAVELALKADGVELVRAKVGDRYVLEELARRRWLLGGESSGHLLALDRHTTGDGLISALQVLQACVRGGRSLARTLEHVRLFPQVLVNVRLLPGQDWKANPVLQDALKSVEAELGAQGRVLVRASGTEPLLRVMVETSDADRASHFAHQLADAARAG is encoded by the coding sequence ATGGTTCGTAAATATTTCGGGACGGACGGCATCCGTGGAACGGTGGGCCAGGCCCCCATCACGCCGGATTTCGTCCTGCGGCTGGCGCACGCGGTGGGCCGGGTGCTGCGGCGTACGGAGGAGAGGCCGACGGTGCTGATCGGCAAGGACACGCGCATTTCCGGCTACATGCTGGAGAGCGCGCTGGAGTCCGGCTTCAATTCGGCCGGGGTGGACGTGGTGCTGCTGGGGCCGCTGCCCACGCCGGGCGTCGCCTACCTCACGCGCGCTCAGCGGGCCAGCCTGGGCGTGGTGATCAGCGCCAGCCACAACGCCTACCCCGACAACGGCATCAAGTTCTTCAGCGCCCAGGGCACCAAGCTGCCCGACGAATGGGAACTGGCGGTCGAAGCCGCCCTCGACGAGGCTCCGGCCTGGGCCGATTCGGCCTCCCTGGGCAAGGCCCGGCGCCTGGAGGATGCGGCCGGCCGCTACATCGAGTTCTGCAAGAGCACCTTTTCCCAGGATCTCACCCTCAAGGGCACGAAGATCGTGGTGGATGCGGCGCACGGTGCGGCCTACCACATCGCGCCCAAGGTGTTCCACGAGCTGGGAGCCGAAGTGCTGGCCATCGGCTGCTCGCCCGACGGGCTCAACATCAACCACCAGGTGGGCGCCACCCATCCCGATGCGCTGGTGCGCGCGGTGCGCGCCAACCGTGCCGACTACGGCGTGGCGCTGGACGGCGATGCGGACCGCCTGCAGATGGTGGATGCCGCCGGCCGGCTCTACAACGGCGACGAACTGCTCTACCTGCTGGCGGCGGACCGCCTGTCGCGGGGGGAAAACGTTCCTGGCGTGGTGGGCACCCTGATGACCAACATGGCCGTGGAACTCGCGCTCAAGGCCGACGGCGTGGAGTTGGTCCGTGCCAAGGTGGGGGACCGCTATGTGCTGGAGGAGCTGGCCCGCCGCCGCTGGCTGCTGGGCGGCGAGAGCTCCGGCCACCTGCTGGCGCTGGACCGGCACACCACGGGCGACGGCCTGATCAGCGCGCTGCAGGTGCTGCAGGCCTGCGTGCGGGGCGGCCGCAGCCTGGCGCGCACGCTGGAGCACGTGCGCCTGTTCCCGCAGGTGCTGGTCAACGTCCGGCTGCTGCCCGGCCAGGACTGGAAGGCCAACCCCGTGCTGCAGGACGCCCTGAAATCGGTGGAAGCCGAACTGGGCGCGCAGGGGCGCGTGCTGGTGCGGGCAAGCGGAACCGAACCGCTGCTGCGCGTGATGGTCGAGACCTCCGACGCGGACCGCGCCAGCCATTTCGCCCACCAGCTGGCCGACGCGGCCCGGGCGGGCTAG
- a CDS encoding DUF4149 domain-containing protein — translation MRHRLPILLAALWWGSLSAIGFLAVPMLFAHLPTPAMAGNMAARLFEAQTFVSAACGMGLLLASQRRGDAPQEAWAREAMPWIIGGLLLALLVQYGVAPRIVARTQLKLWHSVGTVMYALQWLCALRVLWRASAPR, via the coding sequence ATGCGCCACCGCCTGCCCATCCTGCTGGCCGCCCTGTGGTGGGGCAGCCTTTCCGCGATCGGCTTCCTGGCCGTGCCCATGCTGTTCGCGCACCTGCCGACGCCCGCCATGGCCGGGAACATGGCGGCCCGCCTGTTCGAGGCGCAGACCTTCGTTTCCGCCGCCTGCGGCATGGGCCTGCTCCTGGCATCGCAGCGCAGGGGCGACGCGCCGCAGGAGGCCTGGGCCAGGGAGGCGATGCCCTGGATCATCGGCGGCCTGCTGCTGGCCTTGCTCGTGCAGTACGGCGTGGCGCCGCGCATCGTGGCGCGCACCCAGCTCAAGCTGTGGCACAGCGTGGGAACGGTGATGTATGCCCTGCAGTGGCTGTGCGCCCTGCGGGTGCTGTGGCGTGCTTCCGCGCCGCGCTAG
- a CDS encoding YhbY family RNA-binding protein — translation MPQIQLTPAERREHRANAHHLDPVVMIGGDGLTAAVHKEVDAALSAHGLIKVRILGDDRAARDQIYQQLADELNAAPIQHIGKLIVLWRPPAKKARAIDEDRMPGPRDVKVLKFSKRGGQRPEVKQLRVLGNQRLTPGGQIKRAKKPKQTSVKKRQAD, via the coding sequence ATGCCCCAAATCCAATTGACCCCCGCGGAGCGCCGGGAACACCGCGCCAACGCCCACCACCTGGACCCCGTGGTGATGATCGGCGGCGACGGCCTCACCGCAGCGGTCCACAAAGAGGTCGATGCCGCGCTGTCGGCCCACGGCCTCATCAAGGTGCGCATTCTCGGTGACGACCGGGCCGCGCGCGACCAGATCTACCAGCAGCTGGCCGATGAATTGAATGCCGCGCCGATCCAGCACATCGGCAAGCTCATCGTGCTCTGGCGCCCCCCGGCGAAGAAGGCCAGGGCGATCGACGAAGACCGCATGCCCGGCCCGCGGGACGTGAAGGTCCTCAAATTCAGCAAGCGCGGCGGCCAGCGCCCGGAAGTGAAGCAGCTGCGCGTGCTCGGCAACCAGCGCCTGACGCCCGGCGGCCAGATCAAGCGCGCCAAGAAGCCGAAGCAGACTTCCGTGAAGAAGCGGCAGGCGGATTGA
- a CDS encoding GNAT family N-acetyltransferase: protein MSDLPVPTLSLSPDMPFRRSLHRPGPGEVPAPRQGQGAVAPIEASWARDAAEVREAQRLRYLVFAGEMGARLSTSVPGHDVDAFDAYCEHLLVRDVETRAVIGTYRVLTPAQAQRAGGLYSDTEFDLSRLDHLRGRMVELGRSCVHPDYRHGGVIMTLWGALADFMVRNGLDMMIGCASIPMLHNGVLSGNAAASIWNQLKAGYMASPEYEVQPRLPLPVEQLDGSLPVEPPALIKGYLRLGTRVLGAPAWDPDFNTADLPMLMRIEDLPSRYRKHFLG, encoded by the coding sequence GTGAGCGACCTTCCTGTCCCCACCCTGTCACTGTCCCCCGATATGCCTTTCCGGAGGTCGCTTCATCGACCGGGTCCTGGGGAGGTTCCAGCGCCAAGGCAAGGCCAGGGCGCGGTGGCGCCCATCGAGGCTTCCTGGGCGCGCGACGCTGCCGAAGTCCGGGAAGCCCAGCGCCTGAGATACCTCGTGTTCGCAGGGGAAATGGGCGCGCGCCTGAGCACGTCCGTTCCCGGCCACGACGTGGATGCGTTCGACGCCTACTGCGAGCACCTGCTGGTGCGCGACGTGGAGACGCGGGCCGTGATCGGCACCTACCGCGTGCTCACGCCCGCCCAGGCGCAGCGCGCGGGCGGCCTGTACAGCGACACCGAATTCGACCTGTCGCGACTGGACCACCTGCGCGGGCGCATGGTGGAACTGGGCCGCAGTTGCGTGCATCCCGATTACCGCCATGGTGGCGTCATCATGACCCTGTGGGGTGCGCTGGCGGACTTCATGGTGCGCAACGGGCTGGACATGATGATCGGCTGCGCGAGCATCCCCATGCTGCACAACGGCGTGCTCAGCGGAAACGCTGCCGCCAGCATCTGGAACCAGCTCAAGGCCGGTTACATGGCGTCCCCCGAATACGAGGTGCAGCCCCGCCTGCCGCTGCCGGTGGAGCAGCTCGACGGCTCGCTGCCGGTGGAGCCGCCTGCTCTGATCAAGGGCTACCTGCGCCTGGGCACCCGGGTGCTCGGCGCGCCTGCCTGGGATCCGGATTTCAACACCGCCGACCTGCCGATGCTGATGCGCATCGAGGATCTTCCCTCCCGCTACCGCAAGCACTTCCTTGGATGA
- the greA gene encoding transcription elongation factor GreA — protein MATIPITKRGAEKLKEELHRLKTVERPAVINAIAEARAQGDLSENAEYEAAKDRQGFIEGRIQEVEGKLSAAQVIDPAQLDAGGRVVFGATVDLEDEESGDQVTYQIVGEDEADLKQGLINVSSPIARALIGKEEGDTAEVQAPGGLRRYEVVAVRYR, from the coding sequence ATGGCCACCATTCCCATCACCAAGCGCGGCGCCGAAAAGCTCAAGGAGGAGCTGCACCGCCTGAAGACCGTCGAGCGGCCCGCCGTCATCAATGCCATCGCGGAAGCCCGCGCGCAGGGCGATCTGAGCGAAAACGCCGAGTACGAAGCCGCCAAGGACCGCCAGGGCTTCATCGAGGGCCGCATCCAGGAGGTGGAGGGCAAGCTGTCCGCCGCGCAGGTGATCGATCCCGCGCAACTGGACGCGGGCGGCAGGGTGGTGTTCGGTGCCACGGTCGATCTCGAGGACGAGGAGTCCGGCGACCAGGTGACCTACCAGATCGTGGGCGAGGACGAGGCGGACCTCAAGCAGGGCCTGATCAACGTGTCCAGCCCGATCGCACGCGCGCTCATCGGCAAGGAAGAGGGCGATACGGCCGAAGTGCAGGCACCCGGCGGCCTGCGCCGCTACGAGGTCGTGGCCGTCCGCTACCGGTAA
- a CDS encoding RlmE family RNA methyltransferase yields MKANTKSKKVNKAWLHDHVNDTYVKLAQKEGYRARAAYKLKEIDETLGLIRPGQVVVDLGSAPGAWSQYLRRRMAPAGAATGQLNGTLIALDILPMEPIEGVTFLQGDFREEDVLARLQEAVQGRPVDVVVSDMAPNLSGVESVDAVRIAHLIELAVDFAQQHLKPDGALVVKLFHGSGYAQLVQLFKEHFRTVKPMKPKASRDKSSETFLVGMGLRK; encoded by the coding sequence ATGAAAGCCAACACGAAAAGCAAGAAGGTGAACAAGGCGTGGCTCCATGACCACGTCAACGACACCTACGTCAAGCTCGCCCAGAAAGAGGGCTACCGCGCACGCGCCGCCTACAAGCTCAAGGAGATCGACGAAACGCTCGGGCTCATTCGCCCGGGCCAGGTGGTGGTCGATCTCGGTTCCGCGCCCGGCGCCTGGAGCCAGTACCTGCGCAGGCGCATGGCGCCCGCCGGCGCGGCCACCGGCCAGCTCAACGGCACGCTCATCGCGCTCGACATCCTCCCCATGGAGCCGATCGAGGGCGTCACCTTCCTGCAGGGCGACTTCCGCGAGGAAGACGTGCTCGCGCGGCTGCAGGAGGCCGTGCAGGGCCGGCCGGTGGACGTGGTGGTGTCGGACATGGCACCCAACCTGTCGGGCGTGGAGTCGGTCGATGCCGTGCGCATCGCCCACCTGATAGAGCTGGCGGTGGATTTCGCGCAGCAGCATCTCAAGCCGGACGGTGCGCTGGTGGTGAAACTCTTCCACGGCAGCGGATACGCCCAGCTGGTGCAGCTTTTCAAGGAACACTTCCGTACTGTCAAACCGATGAAGCCCAAGGCATCGCGCGACAAATCGTCCGAAACCTTTCTCGTCGGAATGGGTTTGCGCAAATAA
- a CDS encoding EAL domain-containing protein: protein MSFTKVRSLPVLGTSDGPAVERLLREQQTLLDSAGVGIVFIRQRQVVRCNPRYAEIFGYASTREAIGLSSQSLYPSSAAFRALGRAAYPTLSLGLPYRCECQMRRKNGRLFWASLTGRLINPLDTSEGSIWIVDDIDEQRHAQVRLHAAIREKQALFDHAMVGIAFVRNNRLTRCNRHFEQMLGYAPGELSEGSARQRHFSDDDWETMERHSRSGPDGAGTGFTGEVELRAKDGSTVTCEVRSQPLDPLFPEQGCICIAMDVSAQRKTQAELARMHAELEHQVQERTRQLSETVESLHREINDRKHDQERIYWLAHYDPLTGLPNRTLLAERAQHAIRVAQENGTPLAVVFLDLDHFKHVNDSLGHRVGDALLVEIAKRLRAVVRDRDTVSRLGGDEFILLLPGANAHGAARVATKLQQASRQPYQIGHHELTMAPSMGIALFPDDGSDFDTLTQSADVAMYRAKLDGRNTYRFFTPEMQAQSVRALLLENALRRALERDQLHLHYQPQITIASGEIRSVEALLRWDHPELGPVSPAEFIPIAEDSGQILQIGEWVMRTALAQLQAWHGMGLEWLSMAVNLSALQFRQPLLPELVSRILDETRLHPQRLELELTEGVAVDDPRSAIATMDQLHARGVRMSMDDFGTGYSSLSQLKRFQIYKLKIDQSFVRDLGVDSNDRAIVSAIIRMAQALGMRTTAEGVETAEQLEYLRQQGCDEAQGYYFSRPQTAEAITPLLRQRKIQPTG from the coding sequence ATGTCCTTCACCAAAGTCCGGTCCCTGCCTGTCCTGGGAACATCTGACGGCCCTGCCGTGGAGCGACTCCTGCGCGAGCAGCAGACGCTGCTGGACAGCGCCGGCGTGGGCATCGTGTTCATCCGGCAGCGGCAGGTGGTGCGCTGCAATCCGCGCTACGCGGAAATATTCGGCTACGCATCGACCCGCGAGGCGATCGGGCTGAGCAGCCAGAGCCTCTACCCCAGCTCCGCAGCCTTCCGGGCCCTCGGCCGGGCGGCCTATCCCACCCTGTCCCTCGGGCTGCCGTACCGGTGCGAGTGCCAGATGCGGCGCAAGAACGGCCGCCTCTTCTGGGCCAGCCTCACGGGCCGTCTCATCAACCCGCTGGACACGTCCGAAGGATCGATCTGGATCGTCGACGACATCGACGAGCAGCGCCACGCGCAGGTCCGGCTGCACGCGGCCATCCGGGAGAAGCAGGCGCTGTTCGACCATGCCATGGTGGGCATCGCGTTCGTGCGCAACAACCGCCTCACCCGCTGCAACCGGCATTTCGAGCAGATGCTGGGCTACGCACCGGGCGAACTCTCGGAAGGCTCGGCCCGCCAGCGGCATTTCAGCGACGACGACTGGGAAACCATGGAGCGCCACAGCCGCAGCGGGCCGGACGGCGCGGGCACGGGCTTCACCGGCGAGGTGGAATTGCGCGCCAAGGATGGCAGCACCGTCACGTGCGAGGTACGCAGCCAGCCGCTGGATCCGCTCTTTCCCGAGCAGGGCTGCATCTGCATCGCCATGGACGTGAGCGCGCAGCGCAAGACGCAGGCAGAACTCGCGCGCATGCATGCGGAACTGGAGCACCAGGTGCAGGAGCGCACGCGCCAGCTCAGCGAAACCGTCGAGAGTCTGCACCGGGAGATCAACGACCGCAAGCACGACCAGGAGCGCATCTACTGGCTGGCGCACTACGACCCGCTCACCGGCCTTCCCAACCGCACGCTGCTGGCCGAGCGCGCCCAGCATGCGATCCGGGTCGCACAGGAGAACGGCACGCCGCTGGCGGTGGTCTTCCTCGACCTGGACCACTTCAAGCACGTGAACGATTCGCTGGGCCACCGGGTCGGCGACGCGCTGCTGGTGGAGATCGCCAAGCGCCTGCGCGCCGTGGTACGCGACCGGGACACGGTCTCCCGGCTGGGCGGCGACGAATTCATCCTGCTGCTGCCCGGCGCCAATGCCCATGGCGCGGCGCGCGTGGCCACCAAGCTGCAGCAGGCTTCGCGCCAGCCCTACCAGATCGGCCACCACGAACTCACCATGGCGCCCTCGATGGGCATCGCCCTCTTCCCCGACGACGGCAGCGACTTCGACACGCTGACGCAGTCCGCGGACGTGGCCATGTACCGCGCCAAGCTCGACGGCCGCAACACCTACCGCTTCTTCACGCCGGAGATGCAGGCGCAGTCCGTTCGCGCCCTGCTGCTGGAAAACGCGCTGCGCCGGGCCCTTGAACGCGACCAGCTCCACCTGCACTACCAGCCCCAGATCACCATCGCCAGCGGCGAGATCCGCAGCGTGGAGGCCCTGCTGCGCTGGGACCACCCCGAGCTCGGGCCCGTGTCCCCGGCCGAATTCATCCCGATCGCGGAGGACAGCGGTCAGATCCTGCAGATCGGCGAGTGGGTGATGCGCACGGCCCTGGCCCAGTTGCAGGCCTGGCACGGCATGGGCCTGGAATGGCTGTCCATGGCCGTCAACCTGTCGGCCCTGCAGTTCCGGCAGCCCCTGCTGCCCGAACTGGTCAGCCGCATCCTGGACGAAACCCGCCTGCACCCCCAGCGCCTGGAGCTGGAGCTGACCGAAGGCGTCGCCGTGGACGACCCGCGCTCGGCCATCGCCACCATGGACCAGCTCCACGCCCGGGGCGTGCGCATGTCGATGGACGACTTCGGCACCGGCTACTCGTCGCTGAGCCAGCTCAAGCGCTTCCAGATCTACAAGCTGAAGATCGACCAGTCCTTCGTGCGGGACTTGGGCGTGGACAGCAACGACCGGGCCATCGTGAGCGCCATCATCCGCATGGCCCAGGCCCTGGGCATGCGCACCACCGCCGAGGGCGTGGAAACGGCCGAACAGCTGGAGTACCTGCGGCAGCAGGGGTGCGACGAGGCCCAGGGCTACTATTTCAGCCGGCCGCAGACCGCGGAGGCCATCACGCCGCTGCTGCGGCAGCGCAAGATCCAGCCCACGGGCTGA
- the ftsH gene encoding ATP-dependent zinc metalloprotease FtsH — translation MNNQWFSKIAVWLVIAMVLFTVFKQFDTRAGASAGNIGYSEFLEEVRGGRIKNATIQEGQGGTEIVATTNDDRKVRTTATYLDRGLVGDLINNNVKFDVKPREEGSLLMTLLVSWGPMLLLIGVWVYFMRQMQGGGKGGAFSFGKSKARMLDENNNTVTFADVAGCDEAKEEVKEVVDFLKDPQKFQKLGGRIPRGLLLVGPPGTGKTLLAKSIAGEAKVPFFSISGSDFVEMFVGVGAARVRDMFENAKKNAPCIIFIDEIDAVGRQRGAGLGGGNDEREQTLNQMLVEMDGFETNLGVIVVAATNRPDILDAALLRPGRFDRQVYVTLPDIRGREQILNVHMRKVPVGQDVNAAVIARGTPGMSGADLANLCNEAALMAARRNARTVEMQDFEKAKDKIIMGPERKSMVMPEEERRNTAYHEAGHALIGKLLPKCDPVHKVTIIPRGRALGVTMSLPEKDRYSYDREYMLNQISMLFGGRIAEEVFMNQMTTGASNDFERATSIARDMVTRYGMTEALGPMVYAENEGEVFLGRSVTKTNNMSEQTMEKVDGEVRRIIDEQYALARKLIEDNQDKMHAMAHALLEWETIDTEQLDDIMAGKPPRPPKDWTPRTPSSGGDNSSGGGTPAPVSSDPAPTVA, via the coding sequence TTGAACAATCAATGGTTTTCGAAAATTGCCGTGTGGCTCGTGATCGCCATGGTGCTTTTCACGGTGTTCAAGCAATTCGACACCCGTGCGGGCGCCAGCGCCGGCAACATCGGGTATTCGGAGTTCCTGGAAGAAGTGCGTGGCGGCCGCATCAAGAACGCCACCATCCAGGAAGGGCAGGGCGGCACCGAGATCGTCGCCACCACCAACGATGACCGCAAGGTCCGCACCACGGCCACGTATCTCGACCGCGGCCTGGTCGGCGACCTCATCAACAACAATGTCAAGTTCGACGTCAAGCCCCGCGAGGAAGGCTCCCTGCTCATGACCCTGCTGGTCAGCTGGGGCCCCATGCTGCTGCTGATCGGCGTGTGGGTGTACTTCATGCGGCAGATGCAGGGCGGCGGCAAGGGCGGTGCCTTCAGCTTCGGCAAGAGCAAGGCGCGCATGCTCGACGAGAACAACAACACCGTGACCTTCGCCGACGTGGCCGGCTGCGACGAGGCCAAGGAAGAGGTCAAGGAAGTCGTCGATTTCCTGAAGGACCCGCAGAAGTTCCAGAAGCTGGGCGGCCGCATCCCGCGCGGACTGCTGCTGGTCGGCCCTCCCGGCACCGGCAAGACGCTGCTGGCCAAGTCCATCGCCGGCGAGGCCAAGGTGCCGTTCTTCAGCATCTCCGGCTCCGACTTCGTCGAGATGTTCGTCGGCGTGGGCGCGGCCCGCGTGCGCGACATGTTCGAGAACGCCAAGAAGAACGCTCCCTGCATCATCTTCATCGATGAAATCGACGCCGTGGGCCGCCAGCGTGGCGCCGGCCTGGGCGGCGGCAACGACGAGCGCGAGCAGACCCTCAACCAGATGCTGGTCGAGATGGACGGCTTCGAGACCAACCTTGGCGTCATCGTGGTCGCCGCGACCAACCGCCCGGACATCCTGGACGCCGCCCTGCTGCGCCCCGGCCGCTTCGACCGCCAGGTGTACGTCACGCTGCCGGACATCCGCGGCCGCGAGCAGATCCTGAACGTCCACATGCGCAAGGTGCCCGTGGGCCAGGACGTGAATGCCGCCGTGATCGCCCGCGGCACGCCGGGCATGTCCGGCGCCGACCTCGCCAACCTCTGCAACGAAGCCGCGCTGATGGCCGCCCGCCGCAATGCGCGCACGGTGGAGATGCAGGACTTCGAGAAGGCCAAGGACAAGATCATCATGGGCCCCGAGCGCAAGAGCATGGTCATGCCCGAGGAAGAGCGCCGCAACACGGCCTACCACGAGGCCGGCCACGCCCTCATCGGCAAGCTGCTGCCCAAGTGCGATCCCGTCCACAAGGTCACCATCATCCCGCGCGGCCGTGCGCTGGGCGTGACGATGAGCCTGCCCGAGAAGGACCGCTACAGCTACGACCGCGAATACATGCTCAACCAGATCAGCATGCTGTTCGGCGGGCGGATCGCGGAAGAGGTCTTCATGAACCAGATGACGACCGGCGCCAGCAACGACTTCGAGCGCGCGACCTCGATCGCCCGCGACATGGTCACGCGCTACGGCATGACCGAGGCCCTGGGCCCCATGGTCTATGCCGAGAACGAAGGCGAAGTCTTCCTCGGCCGTTCCGTCACCAAGACGAACAACATGAGCGAGCAGACGATGGAGAAGGTGGACGGCGAAGTCCGCCGCATCATCGACGAGCAGTACGCCCTGGCGCGCAAGCTCATCGAGGACAACCAGGACAAAATGCACGCCATGGCGCATGCGCTGCTCGAATGGGAAACCATCGACACCGAGCAGCTGGACGACATCATGGCGGGCAAGCCGCCGCGTCCTCCCAAGGACTGGACGCCCCGCACGCCGTCGTCCGGCGGTGACAACTCCTCCGGCGGCGGAACGCCCGCGCCGGTGTCCAGCGATCCTGCGCCCACCGTGGCGTAA
- the folP gene encoding dihydropteroate synthase: protein MHWQTSRFRIDLSRPQVMGILNVTPDSFSDGGRHASLRDALRRGEALVQDGADILDIGGESTRPGSPAVPLEEELARVVPVVKEAVAWGVPISVDTYKPAVMQAVLDLGADIVNDIWALRQPGAEEAVVRHGACGVCLMHMHGEPQTMQVAPMEGDVVAPVQAFLRSRADALHGQGVARDRIVLDPGIGFGKTVEQNFSLLAQQARLAADGHAWLAGWSRKSSLGAVTGLLVEERLVPSVAAALLSVERGARIVRVHDVAETSAALRIWCAARIPSEDGGASPAFGKARP from the coding sequence ATGCACTGGCAGACATCCCGCTTCCGCATCGATCTCTCGCGCCCCCAGGTCATGGGCATCCTGAATGTGACGCCGGACTCGTTTTCCGACGGCGGGCGCCATGCCTCACTGCGGGATGCCCTGCGGCGCGGCGAAGCCCTGGTGCAGGACGGCGCCGACATCCTTGACATCGGGGGGGAGTCGACCCGCCCCGGCAGCCCTGCGGTGCCCCTGGAGGAGGAGCTGGCCCGCGTGGTGCCCGTGGTGAAGGAGGCCGTCGCCTGGGGCGTGCCCATTTCGGTGGACACCTACAAGCCCGCCGTCATGCAGGCGGTGCTGGACCTGGGCGCGGACATCGTCAACGACATATGGGCCCTGCGGCAGCCGGGTGCAGAGGAGGCGGTGGTGCGCCACGGCGCATGCGGCGTCTGCCTGATGCACATGCACGGCGAGCCGCAGACCATGCAGGTGGCGCCCATGGAGGGCGACGTGGTGGCGCCGGTGCAGGCCTTCCTGCGCAGCCGGGCCGATGCCCTGCACGGCCAGGGCGTGGCCAGGGACCGCATCGTGCTGGATCCCGGCATCGGGTTCGGCAAGACGGTGGAGCAGAATTTCTCCCTGCTGGCGCAGCAGGCGCGACTGGCTGCGGACGGCCATGCCTGGCTGGCTGGGTGGTCGCGGAAGTCGTCGCTGGGCGCGGTGACGGGGCTGCTGGTGGAGGAGCGGCTCGTGCCCAGCGTTGCCGCGGCCTTGCTGTCGGTGGAGCGGGGCGCCCGCATCGTGCGCGTGCACGATGTCGCGGAAACGTCCGCGGCGCTCAGGATCTGGTGCGCGGCCCGGATACCATCGGAGGATGGCGGCGCAAGCCCCGCATTCGGCAAGGCGCGGCCGTAG
- a CDS encoding glycosyltransferase, producing the protein MGTDTGAAQVQGQAHAPQRHILCMKWGTKYGPEYVNRLYAMVRRHLTGPFRFICLTDDSRGIRQEVECFPIPALELPAGIPERGWTKLATFHPELYGLRGTALFLDVDVVVVGPLDDFFTQPGEFVIIHDYKRPWRITGNSSVYRFEIGAHPGVLEYFRENFESIRAQFRNEQAYLSDFLHRQGKLSYWPAAWCPSFKYHSIPRWPANYWRPPAIPPGARVVIFHGECNPPDALAGRRNRRFRHIEPTPWVAEHWRE; encoded by the coding sequence ATGGGCACGGACACCGGCGCCGCGCAGGTGCAGGGGCAGGCACATGCCCCCCAGCGCCACATCCTCTGCATGAAGTGGGGCACGAAGTACGGACCGGAATACGTGAACCGGCTGTACGCCATGGTGCGCCGGCATCTCACGGGCCCGTTCCGCTTCATCTGCCTGACGGACGATTCCCGGGGCATCCGGCAGGAGGTGGAGTGCTTTCCCATTCCCGCGCTCGAGTTGCCCGCGGGCATCCCGGAGCGCGGCTGGACCAAGCTGGCCACCTTCCACCCCGAGCTGTACGGGCTGCGCGGTACGGCGCTGTTCCTCGACGTGGACGTGGTGGTGGTCGGCCCGCTGGACGATTTCTTCACCCAGCCGGGCGAGTTCGTCATCATCCACGACTACAAGCGCCCCTGGCGGATCACCGGCAATTCATCCGTCTATCGGTTCGAGATCGGCGCGCACCCGGGCGTGCTGGAGTATTTTCGCGAGAACTTCGAATCGATCCGCGCGCAATTCCGCAACGAACAGGCCTACCTGTCGGATTTCCTGCACCGCCAGGGCAAGCTCAGCTACTGGCCCGCGGCCTGGTGCCCGAGCTTCAAGTACCACAGCATCCCGCGCTGGCCTGCCAACTACTGGCGGCCACCGGCGATTCCGCCCGGTGCGCGCGTGGTGATCTTCCACGGGGAATGCAATCCGCCGGACGCCCTCGCAGGCCGGCGCAACCGCCGGTTCCGCCATATCGAGCCCACGCCCTGGGTGGCGGAGCACTGGCGGGAGTGA